In Bacteroides cellulosilyticus, the genomic stretch CGCACATGTTGCATCTGGAAGTTCGCAACGAATCTATCGACGGAAAGAAGCTCCTCCAGATCAAAGAGTTTCTGGGACGTCCTTTTGTATGCTCACGTATCCGCCACGAGGGACATGTCAGCATTCCCAACCAAGATACGGAATTTCATATCGGAGACCAGGTATTCATCGTATGCTCCGAGGAAGATGCCGAAGCGGTAATCGCTTTCATCGGTAAAGAAATTCAAGTGGACTGGGAAAAACAAGATATGCCAATGGTTTCACGCCGCATATTGGTGACTAAGTCCGAAATCAACGGTAAGAAACTGGGTAGCCTGCATTTCCGTAGTATGTATGGAGTGAATGTAACCCGTATCAACCGTTCCGGTATGGATTTGTTTGCCGATCCGAATCTGATATTGCAGGTAGGTGACCGCGTTATGGTCGTAGGCCAGCAAGATGCCGTAGAACGGGTTGCCGGTGTATTGGGTAACCAGTTGAAACGTCTGGATACACCGAACATTGTGACTATCTTCGTGGGTATCTTCCTGGGTATTCTGCTGGGTAGTCTTCCTATCGCTTTTCCGGGCATACCTACTCCGGTAAAACTCGGTTTGGCAGGTGGTCCGTTGGTGGTTGCTATCCTTATCGGACGATTCGGTCATAAGTTGAAGCTGGTGACTTATACAACCATGAGTGCCAACCTGATGCTGCGCGAGATCGGTATTGTACTTTTCCTTGCCAGTGTAGGCATCGAAGCCGGTGAGCACTTTGTACAGACCGTAGTAGAAGGTTCCGGATTATCATACGTAGGCTATGGCTTCCTGATTACCGTAATTCCTTTGCTGATTATCGGTATGATCGCCCGCTTCTATTGCAAAGTGAACTACTTCACGCTGATGGGATTGATTGCCGGTAGTAATACAGACCCTCCCGCACTGGCGTATGCCAACCAGGCATCCGGCAACGATGCTCCGGCAGTAGGCTATTCTACGGTTTATCCGCTGACAATGTTCCTGCGTATTCTGGCGGGACAAATGATATTGCTGACAATGATGTAAGTTGCATCTTATAAAACACAGAAAGCATAAAGACACAGAGATTATAAATTACGTTCAATAGAAGTATTTATTAATCTCTGTGTCTTTTTATATTCAAAACAACAGATCATGAATGAATTAGAATTAATCCAAAGTAAAATATATGAAATCAGAGGTCAAAAGGTAATGTTAGACTTCGACTTAGCAGAAATGTACGGCATTGAAACCAGACGTTTAAAAGAAGCCGTCCGCCGTAATATAGATAGGTTCGAAGGTGATGATTTCATGTTTCAACTAACTAAGGAAGAAATAACAGAACTTTCAAGGTCGCAAATTGCGACCTTGAACAGAGGGAGAGGTTACAATATCAAATATGCACCTTTTGCTTTCGCTGAACTTGGCATAGCAATGCTTAGCAGTGTACTGAATTCTAAAACAGCCATAGAAATTAATAGAGGAATCATGCGTGCTTTCGTAGCTGTACGCCAGTTGTTGGTTTGTTCACCGATAGATAGAGTTTCAGAACTTCAACATGAAGTAAAAGAATTAAAAGAATATATCGAAGAGGTTTTTGCAGATTATAACGACATAAACGATGATACCCGGACGCAATTAGAGTTGATCAATCAAACATTAGCAGAATTACAATTTCAAAAGCGATTAGAAGAAAAGCCCCGTAATCCTATAGGATTTATTAAGCCCTCAAAATAAGATAATCATAACGAAGAACTACTCTCACTGACATAATATATCATGTCTCAGGAAGAGCAATTCTCCGCTACGCCGGTAGTATATTTTCTTACTTGATTTTGAGTCTCACAAACTCCTCCACAAAATCTATCGTCTTCTCAATGCCCAGCACCGAAGAATCAATACAGAGATGATAAGTTGCCGCAGCTCCCCATGTCTTGTAACTATAATAATTGTAATACTCCGAACGTTTTTTATCTGCCTTGCTCATCATATTTTCCGCCTCTTCTTCCGAAATGTGATGCATAGCGCAAAGACGGGCAACACGTGCCTCATGGGAAGCAGAAATAAAGATATTGGCGCAACGGGGATGCTCCCGAAGAATATAATCGGCACAACGACCTACAAAAAGACAAGACTTCTCAGAGGCCAGCTGACGGATCACATCACTCTGCACTTTGAAAAGCGCGTCATTACTAAGACAATTCTGGGTAGGTAAGGCACCATCTCCCACAAAAGGGAAACGCATACCGAAAAGTCCGCCGATGATTCCCTGAGAAGCACGCTCATCGGCTTTCTCAAAAAATTCACGACAGAGGCCACTCTCCTTGGAAGCCAGAGTTATCAACTCCTTATCATAGAAATCGATGCCCAAGCGGGCTGCCAACTTCTCCCCTATCTCCTTTCCGCCGCTTCCCAATTGGCGACCGATGTTCACAACGAATTTCTTATTCATAGCTTCAATCTAAATATTGGTTTACTGATAGCAAAAGTAAGGATTTATAGGAAAGAAACAAAAAAAGTCACACGTTTTTCACCTTATCCCTCCGCTCTCTTGAATTTACGGAACTGCCTTACCAACATTACCAGCGCTACCAGGCTGGCAAGCAAATCGGAGAATGGCATACTATACCATACACCTGCCGCACCAAAGAAACGGGGCAGGATTATCAATGCCGGAAGCAGAAAAAGCATCTGGCGAGTAAGAGAAAGGAAAATAGCCTTACTTGCCATTCCGATACTCTGGAAAAAGTTGGATGTCACCATCTGGAAACCGATGATAGGGAAAAACATCACTACAACCCGTAAACCACGTGCCGAAATTGCTATCAGTTCCTCATCAGAAGTAAATATCGAAACTACCAGTTCGGGAACAAGCATTCCCATCAGAAAGCCGGAAGTTGTGACAACCGTTGCAAAGATGATTGTCAGTTTCAACACCCGGGAGACGCGCGCGTATTGCTGGGCACCAAAGTTATATCCCGCAATGGGCTGCATACCCTGATTCAATCCCATCACAATCATTACAAATATAAATACCAGCCGATTGACAATACCGAATGCACCAATGGATAAATCTCCCCCATAACGCTTCAGCCCTTGATTGATAACGATCACAATAAAACATGCCGCCAGGTTCATCAGGAAAGGGGACATGCCGATAGCAAGCGAATCCATCACAATCTTACGGCGCAGGCGGAAAATGCCGCGGTGAAAATGCAAGAGTTCGTCTTTATTGCTGAATATCTTGAATTGCCACAGTAATGAAATGACCTGGGCAATGATAGTGGCAATAGCGGCTCCACGGATGCCCCAACCGAAACCGTAGATAAATAAAGGGTCAAGTATCGTGTTGATAACAACCGTAGCAATAGTGGCATACATTGCTTTCTGTGGATGTCCGGAAGAGCGCAACACGGCATTCAAACCCAGATAAAGGTGTGTGACGACATTGCCAAGCAAAATGATCTGCATATATTCGCGGGCGTACTTCACCGTCTCATCACTACCGCCGAAGAAGTAAAGGATGGGATCGAGAAATATCATCGTCGCTACCGTAAATGCCAATCCCAGCACTATATTCAGCACCAGCACATTACCCAAGACACGTTGGGCTGTATCGTAATCTTTTTGTCCCAGTTTAACCGATACCAATGTGGAAGCTCCAACTCCTACCAACGAGCCGAATGCAGCAGCAAGATTCATCAGAGGAAAAGTAAGTGCCAGTCCTGAAATAGCCATTGTGCCTACTCCGTGACCGATAAAAATGCTGTCCACCATATTATATAAGGAAGATGCCGTCATGGCGATAATTGCCGGCACTGCATATTGCATCAGTAGTTTTCCAATCTTTTCTGTTCCCAACGCTGTGGGTGCCTTTTGTCCTGTCATACCTATTTTCTTTTATTGAGGGTGCAAAGGTACTGATTTTCCGGCAAGCAAACAAAAGAAGGTGCAGGAAGAACGAATCAATGTACCCGCCAATCCGTAACATTACCGGTGCTGCCGCATGCACCTGACGCTGGAACAACTGATGAAAGCGGAAAGTCTGAACGAGAAGATCAAAAGCCTTATAGAACAGACCGGACGAAAAGGATAAAGTCCCCCGGATTCCATGAAATAAGAAAGGCGTCCCTTACGGAGCGCCTTTCTTATTTCATGATTCTCATCTCGCTCAACACGACAGGAAAAAGCTTCCTTCAATGAGTGAAAGAGAAGCCTCTTCCGCAAATCCTACTCAATGAAAATGATCTGTCGTCCCAGCACGTTCTCTCTTCTGACCACCAGCACATAGCATCCGGCGGAGATATCCGTCACGGACAGAGCCATGCCGTTCCTCAAGTCCTCCGCGCTACACGAAACGCTCCGTATTCTGACACCGCTCAAGGTTATGACTTCCAACCTGCAACCGCCTTCGCCCCGCAAGCCCGGGTAGCGGACAAAAGCTGTTCCCTTAAACGGATTCGGATATACCCCCAACGCTTGCGATGAGGCTTCCGTCGAAGGAATTGAAGTATATTGCCCCGCATCGAAAATCTCATGGCCAAGTTGCTCATTACCCACATCATCGCGCGAAATACAGTAGAAGCGGTAGGATGCACCCAACTCCGGAGCAAACAGTTCTTTCACTGAGGTTCCGGGGAATACATTCCAAAGTGTGAACGGCTCATTGTTTTTGCTGACCCAAAGCTCATAGCTCCTTATTACTCCCGTTCCTTCGTCGCTTCCTTCCCATTCCATCCACCATCGCGGCTCTCCCGTGGCGGCAGTGACCGACACCACTTTACTCTCAGGAGCAGTCTCATCAATCTTGTTGGAAAACAGCTCCGTCACAATCGGCGGATTGGCATCAAATACAATGGATGCTTTGTTGGCTATCACATCCCCTGTCCTGAGTCCCTGCTTTATTCCTGTGCGGAAGCTTACGAAACCCTCCCCTTCGGGAGCTGTCTTGTTAGGAGGCAGGAAGCCTAAGTCGGGATCTTCCTCTTCTTCCATCGTGGTGGGGTTGAGAGTAAGGAAATCCCAGCGAAGGACTCCTTTCGCCTCATCCAGATGACCTGTCACACGTATGATAAGTTCCTTCCCCGGACGCAGATCCACGTCTTGGGCAAACGAGCGCAGGTTGTCTCCCTTGAGGCTGTATGTCCTGCCGCCGAAACCGAAGTCTCCGAAACCGAACTGCGACAAGTCGAAGCGGCCGAGGTCGAGCGTATCATGGACGGTCACCGTATGCGCCGGCGCGGTAGCACTGCTCTTGTTTTCGAATAAAATGCTGTATGACATGTCCGAGGGTTGACGTATCCAATGCTCCGTACCATATCCCGCGGGACCTATCTTCTCGTTCGGGTCGAAAGAACTCACCGCTTTCACATGCTTCTGTCCTCCGCCTTTCTTGGCCATGCAATCTTTTCCGGTTTTGACCATGTCAGCGCCCTGTATGACTAAGCTACTGACGAGCTGGTAGATGAACGGAACACCCGAAAAGCTGAGGGCACAACTCCCCAGGCTCGTCCCGGTTATCCAGGCAGCGTTGAAAAGGGTCTCTTTTCCCTGAAACACATTCCCCCAGTTCCAACCGATCTTCAAGGCTCCCCATGCGCAACTGACTCCCGGTATCACCGACAAACCTCCATCGATAGCTGCCATTCCCAGTGCTTCGATGAAGCATGTGCCTGCCGCGACTATTCCCTGACTTTCACCGCTCCTGGTCACCAAAGTTCCGAGTTGCCCCCATAGTGGGTTGGACCACACGGCGATGCTTACGTCGCCAGGCGATTTGATCCGGATACGTATAGCTCCGTTACTGTTGCCCGGTATCACGGGAATCACCAGCGGGTAAATCCGCGTCTTGTGCATTCCGTCTATTCTGTCATTCACCACGGAGAAGTCTCCCATTTCATTCATCATTTTCTTGCCGATGTCTGCCACCGCCAATTCTTCCGGTTGCACCGTCACGAAATCGAGGTATTCCACTTCCAACCCCTCCACGTCGGATATGGCGAAATAGACCGGCACGATGTAAGCATCCACGTTGCCTCGGTTACCATAGCTGATGGTGTATGTCTGCCATTTATTGAAGAGCATCCTGTCTCGTCCTTCCAGCGCGCACCACGTTTCAGGCTCTTCAGCTTCCACCACTTCGAAAGCCTCCGCAAGGACGTATTCCGTGTCGCCGTTCTTCACTACCACGTCCCACTTTCCGGTCTTTGCCTTGCTCATGTCCAAAAAGCCTCCCAATACTCCGCCTCCTTCCGGAAATTCCGGATTCATGACGGGAAGGTCTTGTTCGCCCGGCTTGCGGAGGAACAAAACGCTCTCCTTCCCAAAACCTCCGCCGAACACGGAAATGCGCGCCAGTCCCATGTTTCCGGCCGAGGACGGCTCAATCCGTTCCACCCCCGTTATGTTGACGGTTTGTGCGGAAGCGGCTCTGCCCACGTTGTTGGACGTTTTCAACAGCACTTTATATACACCCGGCTTGGCATAGACGTGTTTCGGGTTTTTCAGGACAGAAGCAGGCGTCTTGTCCCCGAAATCCCATTCATAGGAGATCCCGTTCTCCGAACGGTTGCCGAAAGTCACTTCATACCCCTCCTTGTAAACTTCGAAACCGGCGGTCGGGATATTGTCGCGTTCCGTTTCCTCGAATGTGACGCTCATCATCGGAACCCCGTCGTTCCCGTTGCCGGACAAGTCCTTGAATGTGTCGTCGAAAGAGAGGTAGAGTTCCAGCGCTTCTTCCCCGCTGAAATCTTTCCGGCGCATGTTTGTCTTTATCTCTTCGGCGGTCAGGGCTCGCGACCACATCCTTACATCGTCAATCCAATAATCGACCTTGTCATTTCGAAACTGATCCGGACCTACCACATACATGTAGTCGTCATCCGCAAGCAGGCTTCCTGCCAGTTCCTTCTCCAGCACCTGCTCACCATCAATATACATCTTCAGGTTGAGCAACCTGTCCGGATGGTCTTCGTACGTGAATGCCACATGATGCCAAAGAGTGTCGTCTATCCGCTCTTCCTTATACATCTCCACTTCACCCTTGTCGGTTCTGACATACAGAGTCGGGAAACCATTACCGTAGCTACTGTATGTCCTGATTCCCAAGTTGAAAGAACCTTGTGTATGATATCCCTGGCTTCGTGAGAATATGTTTCCCGCACCATAGATACCTTCCTTGAAATTCACCCACGCCTCTACCGTCAACGCCTTGTCCGGACGGAAGTCGGAGTTTCCGCAGACAATCATGCCCTGATAAGGCTCATCTACATCGCGCTTGACGTGCCATGCCTTGTTAAGTTCCCCCGGTGCAGGCTGATTCCCGAAACGGAGGTAGTAAAGGTCTATTTTGTCCGATTGCGAGTAGTCGGATATCGGAGCCAGCGAAGCAATCAGGTGTTCTGTTCCCTTTCCGTCTATCATCAATTGGTTAACTTTTCCCGGTCTAGAATTAAAATTAATGGGATAAGTGGCTATGTCAATGAAAGATTCTCCGGCATTTGTTGATTTTGCCTTATCAAAACACCCGCCGAAGACATAAAATGTTTTTCCGGTAACATCGTTGGGATCCGGAAGAAGTTTGTAAAGAGTCACATTTCCGGGAGATTGTCTCATTATCCTGCGGGACGGTTTCCAAGAAAGTCCTTTGTCTTTCGATATTTTCAGGTAATGATGTCCCCTGTAGGAATAACTTACGTATACGTAATCTCCTTTCGCTATTATAGTATGGTGAGAAGACTGATTGTTGGTCATATCCGCCTCCCTCAGGTTTATGGGAGGAGTCCACGTTGCGCCATTGTCATCCGAACGCACATACATGGAAGCTTTCTCATACCGTTCAAAGATTACGTGAAGCGTGTTTCCGACCTTGGCCATATGAGGCCAGTAGTGGTCACCTCTGTTAGACGGCCAAGGTTCAAAACAGGAGGTAATATCTCCCGACAACAACTTCGTTGAGAATATTTGTCCCCGGTCGGCGGAAGTACTCATATAGACACGACCTCCCCCGGGACCTAAGTACCACGAATAATAACCATGCAGGACGTGAATATGACTTCCGTCAAAATGCAAGTCATAGAGTGTGGTGGCATGTGTTTCGGTCGAACTTTTATCGACCAAGTTCTTTTTGAAATTCTTTCCGCTATCAGTCGAAACGGCGGCATAAAGTTCCGACGCTCTATATAATTCTTTCCTATAAGCTATGACGACTTGTTCGCCCATTGCCCTGATCTGCGAATTTGTTATACGCTTGTAGCCGTCTATCATATCAATGACCGTTCCTTCCGAGAATGCCACCCCATTATCGTCGGAACGAAAATAATAAAGTCTGCCGGTACCATTATCCGCATAATTATAGTCGGTAACCGCTATGTGAACCGTGTTCCCGGACACTGCCATTGATTTACGATATTCGCTGCCGGTCAATTCTCCACTGTCGCTTTGAGTCATAATCAGTATGGGGTTATCCCACGTCTCTCCCAAATCCGCAGACCGGCGATAATAAAGCTTTCCCGGTTTATTGTATTCGTATTCCACCCAAAGCAGGTGGATGGTGTTTCCCTCTATTTGGCGGTCAACGGTTACGCTTTCCAGTTCTTTCTCCCCCTCTATCCGGCTCAAGTTCACCATTCGGTTCGAGATATACGATTCCTGTCCCTGCAGTGGAAAAACTCCTGCCGCAAGCACTATCCAACCGATCAAAAGAATCAGCCAATGTTTTCTTAAAGTGTAATGTTTAGCATTCATAAAATAGTATTTTTAAAAGTTATTAAAATATCCGCATTGCGGACCTGCGCGCTACACAATTCAAAATTACGCCTTAGCGTGGAGTATGCACTCTCATATTTGCAGTTTCTATTCTCAAAATCACAAAAAAAGAATCGAGACGCACCATATATTGTTTTAAACAAGTATCTTTGAAAAAAAAACCATGATAGAAGCCATTGTCACCACCTTTCCGATGTTTGCCTGCCTTTTCTGGTGTTGTTTTTTCCTTATGGGATATTCCGGTTGCGATTCGGGCAAACGGTTGTTTTTCTTTTTCATGCTGACGGCCACATTCCTGTATCTGGGACACTGTTGTTACTTCAATAAGGAATACTCTCTGATACCGTTGACGGACACTGTTTATTCTTTCGCGAATCTGGCTGTTTTTCCCATTTTCTTTCTTTATATCAAATGGGTGACCACCAACGCCTCTATTTCTCCACGAAATTGGTGGGTGCTTCTTCCGGCTGCCTGCGTCAGCATTTCCATAGGGGTGACGTACGCTTACATGACCAAAGACGAATCAGACTATTTTGCCGGCAATTACTTCTATTCCGGTTCATATGATATGAAAACTACCGGAATATGGCTTCAGACAAGATTGCATCAGTTGGCAGCCATCGTATTCTCCGCAGAACTGACACTGGTGCTGTATTTCGGGGAGCGGCATATCAGCCGGTTCAACAAGAGCGTGAATGACTACTACTCGGATACAGAAAACAAAACGTTTACCCGCATGCGCAACCTGCTGATATACTTTGTAATCATTTCCTGCCTGTCGTTCGTGGTCAATTTACTCGGAAAATCTTATTTTATAAACCACGGCACCCTCTTAGCTCCCCTTTCGCTACTTTTTGGCACATTTCTGTTCCTTATAGGCTACGAGGGGCACAAGCGCACGTTTACCGCCAAAGAGATGACGAGCGATACGGAAGCCTGTTCAGAATTCGGGCAAAGTCCGGATCCGCAGAAAGAACATACGAGCGATCATTTCCGGGATCTTTCAATCCGGTTGGTTTCCATTTTGAGGGAAGAACAACTCTTTCTGCTTCCGGACCTGAAGATATCCGACCTGACCTCACGCCTTCAGACCAACAGGAATTACCTGTATCAGGCCATCAATGTGCAGATGAGCACATCTTTTTCGGAGTTAATCAATCGGTTGCGCATAGAATATGCGCAAGAACTGATGAAAGAAGACCGCTCGCTGAGCGTTACGGAAGTATGTATAAGATCCGGCTATCTGTCGGAAAGTTCTTTTTATCGCAATTTCAAACAGGTATCGGGGGTATCTCCCAAAAAGTGGCATCAAAGTTTATGACGCGTATGGCGTACCTGTAGGTATCAACACCCGACTCCTCCCTTTTATCCTTTTCTAGTTCCCAAAGGATGTTTTTTTATAACGACCTTTCCCATAACCCGCTCTCACAATCAATTATCAGCCTGAAATCAAGATATCCATGCACACATTAGCCCTAAACTTTTCCTAATTCTCCCCTCCTTCGTGCCATTATATGAAAAATGTTTCGTATTTTTGCCCCAAATAGTGTTAATGTACAACGAAATGAATGTATTAGAACTAAGTGAACAGGAAATCATTCGACGTAATAGTATGAATGAACTTCGCGCGATGGGCATCGATCCCTATCCCGCTGCAGAGTATGTAACCAATGCTTTCTCCACTGATATAAAAGCAGAATTCAAAGATGACGCTGAACCTCGCAAAGTATCCGTAGCCGGACGTATGATGACACGCCGCGTGATGGGCAAGGCTTCATTCATTGAATTGCAGGACTCTAAAGGTCGCATTCAGGTATATATTACCCGCGACGATATCTGTCCGGGAGAAGACAAGGATCTCTACAACACTGTATTTAAACGCCTGCTCGACTTAGGCGACTTCATTGGAATCGAGGGTTTTGTATTCCGTACCCAAATGGGTGAAATCAGTATCCATGCCCAAAAGCTGACTGTACTGGCAAAATCCATCAAACCGTTGCCTATTGTAAAATACAAAGACGGTGTAGCTTATGACTCCTTTGAAGATCCCGAACTCCGCTATCGTCAACGTTACGTTGACCTTGTAGTGAATGACGGCGTAAAAGAAACATTCCTGAAACGTGCCACGGTTATTAAGACCATGCGTGCCGTACTGGACGAAGCCGGCTACACAGAAGTGGAAACTCCGATTCTGCAATCCATCGCAGGTGGAGCAAGCGCCCGTCCTTTCATCACTCACCACAACTCACTGAATATGGATCTGTATCTGCGTATCGCTACCGAGCTTTACCTGAAACGTCTGATTGTAGGTGGCTTCGAGGGTGTATATGAAATCGGAAAGAACTTCCGCAACGAAGGTATGGACAAGAATCATAACCCGGAATTCACCTGTCTGGAACTGTACGTACAATATAAGGATTACAACTGGATGATGAGTTTCACCGAGAAATTGCTGGAACGTATCTGCATTGCCGTGAACGGCAGCGAAGAAACTACCATCGACGGTAAGACCATCAGCTTCAAGGCACCATACCGCCGCTTGCCCATCCTGGACGCTATCAAGGAAAAAACAGGTTACGACCTCAATGGCAAGAGTGAAGAAGAAATCCGCCAGGTCTGCAAAGAACTGAAAATGGAGATTGACGACACCATGGGTAAAGGCAAATTGATAGATGAAATATTCGGTGAATTCTGCGAAGGCACTTTCATTCAGCCTACTTTCATTACTGACTATCCTGTTGAAATGAGTCCGCTGACCAAGATGCACCGCAGTAAACCGGGATTAACCGAACGTTTTGAACTGATGGTGAACGGTAAAGAGCTTGCCAATGCTTATAGCGAGCTGAACGACCCCATCGACCAGGAAGAACGTTTCAAAGATCAATTGCGATTGAGTGAAAAGGGAGACGATGAAGCTATGTTCATCGACCAGGATTTCCTGCGTGCCCTGCAATTCGGTATGCCTCCCACATCAGGTATCGGTATCGGCATTGACCGTCTGACAATGCTAATGACAGGCAAGTCGTATATTCAGGAAGTATTGTTCTTCCCGCAAATGCGCCCCGAAAAGATCACTCCGAAAGATGCTCCCGCCCAATATATGGAACTGGGCATTGCCGAAGACTGGGTACCCGTTATTCAGAAAGCCGGCTACAACACAATAGAAGATATGAAAGATGTGAATCCGCAAAAACTGCACCAGGACATTTGCGGTATTAACAAGAAATACAAACTGGAACTGACCAACCCGTCGGTAAACGACGTAGAAGGCTGGATTGAGAAAATTAAGAATTAAAGAATTAAAAATTAAATAAGAAGATTAAAGATCGAATGAGGGAAAGGAGTTTCCTTTCCCCTTTTAATTTTTAATTATTAATTATTAATTTCGATATGAAACTACCCGGAAAGATAGCCATAATGGGCGGAGGAAGCTGGGCTACAGCCATTGCAAAAATGGTACTTGCTCAGGCTGAGTCGATTAACTGGTATATGCGACGAGATGATCGCATAACCGATTTTAAACGACTGGGCCATAACCCTGCCTACCTGACGGGCGTCAAATTCGACATGAAGCGCATCAACTTCAGCTCTAATATCAACGATGTAGTAAAAGAGTCTGATACGCTGATATTTGTCACCCCCTCCCCCTATCTCAAAGCTCACTTGAAGAAGCTGAAAACGCGGATACGGGATAAATTCATCATTACTGCTATAAAAGGAATCGTACCCGACGACAATCTGATTGTATCGGAGTACTTCACAAAAGAATACGGCGTTCCACCCGAAAATATTGCTGTACTGGCAGGTCCCTGCCATGCGGAAGAAGTAGCCTTGGAACGTCTCTCTTATCTCACCATCGCTTGTCCGGACACAGACAAAGCATGTACCATCGCCCGCCGTCTGGCCAGTTCATTTATCAAAACATCCGTCAGCAATGACGTAGCCGGTATAGAATACAGCTCTGTGCTGAAAAACGTATACGCCATTGCCGCTGGTATCTGTAGCGGTCTGAAGTACGGTGATAACTTCCAGGCGGTATTGATATCCAACGCCGTGCAAGAAATGAACCGTTTCCTGCAAACAGTACATCCGCTGAACAGAAACGTAAATGATTCTGTTTATTTAGGTGATCTGTTGGTGACAGGATATTCCAACTTCAGCCGTAATCGCACGTTTGGTACAATGATTGGTAAGGGGTATTCTGTAAAAAGCGCGCAAATAGAAATGGAGATGATTGCCGAAGGATATTACGGTACAAAGTGTATCAAGGAAATCAACAAACATCACCATGTCAATATGCCGATACTGGATGCTGTCTATAACATTCTGTACGAACGCATTTCACCCATGATAGAAATCAAGTTGCTGACTGATTCGCTAAGATAATCTCTCCCTTAACTCCTCTTCCGCAAAGAAGAGAATAAAGTCAGAGTTGCGATATAAAGAAAAGAATATTATAAATAAATCTTATAAACCAAAAGTAACTCAAGCCTACCTTTTCCACAGGGAAGGGGACGGGTAAGAGGCTTTTAAAACCTAGAATATTATGATTAGTTTGAACATCGAAAAGACTTTTGGATTTATCTCCAAAGCATCTGTTGCTGCTTACGAAGCTCAGGTAAAAGCTGCGCAGGAAGCATTGGAAAACGGTACCGGAAAAGGTAATGACTTCCTGGGCTGGTTGCACCTCCCCTCATCTATCAGCCAAGAGCATTTGGCCGACCTGAAAGCTACTGCACAAGTTTTGCGCGACAACTGTGAGGTAGTAATCGTAGCCGGCATCGGCGGAAGCTATCTCGGCGCACGTGCAGTCATCGAGGCTTTATCAAACAGCTTCACTTGGTTGCAGGAAAAGAAAACTGCTCCTGTAATGATCTATGCAGGACACAATATCAGCGAA encodes the following:
- the lysS gene encoding lysine--tRNA ligase, whose product is MNVLELSEQEIIRRNSMNELRAMGIDPYPAAEYVTNAFSTDIKAEFKDDAEPRKVSVAGRMMTRRVMGKASFIELQDSKGRIQVYITRDDICPGEDKDLYNTVFKRLLDLGDFIGIEGFVFRTQMGEISIHAQKLTVLAKSIKPLPIVKYKDGVAYDSFEDPELRYRQRYVDLVVNDGVKETFLKRATVIKTMRAVLDEAGYTEVETPILQSIAGGASARPFITHHNSLNMDLYLRIATELYLKRLIVGGFEGVYEIGKNFRNEGMDKNHNPEFTCLELYVQYKDYNWMMSFTEKLLERICIAVNGSEETTIDGKTISFKAPYRRLPILDAIKEKTGYDLNGKSEEEIRQVCKELKMEIDDTMGKGKLIDEIFGEFCEGTFIQPTFITDYPVEMSPLTKMHRSKPGLTERFELMVNGKELANAYSELNDPIDQEERFKDQLRLSEKGDDEAMFIDQDFLRALQFGMPPTSGIGIGIDRLTMLMTGKSYIQEVLFFPQMRPEKITPKDAPAQYMELGIAEDWVPVIQKAGYNTIEDMKDVNPQKLHQDICGINKKYKLELTNPSVNDVEGWIEKIKN
- a CDS encoding NAD(P)H-dependent glycerol-3-phosphate dehydrogenase; translation: MKLPGKIAIMGGGSWATAIAKMVLAQAESINWYMRRDDRITDFKRLGHNPAYLTGVKFDMKRINFSSNINDVVKESDTLIFVTPSPYLKAHLKKLKTRIRDKFIITAIKGIVPDDNLIVSEYFTKEYGVPPENIAVLAGPCHAEEVALERLSYLTIACPDTDKACTIARRLASSFIKTSVSNDVAGIEYSSVLKNVYAIAAGICSGLKYGDNFQAVLISNAVQEMNRFLQTVHPLNRNVNDSVYLGDLLVTGYSNFSRNRTFGTMIGKGYSVKSAQIEMEMIAEGYYGTKCIKEINKHHHVNMPILDAVYNILYERISPMIEIKLLTDSLR